The following proteins come from a genomic window of Myroides odoratus DSM 2801:
- a CDS encoding RagB/SusD family nutrient uptake outer membrane protein: MKTIYHLFYIIKLCFVILILISTLSCESFTTIDEPDSQLNSSVVFQDEKTATAAMANIYLSKAILSGDQNGVGSILGLLTDELNCNTQNESFLNFYTPNIISSNKDILQLWNTTYNAIYQCNAVIEGLDNSITLNEQFKDQLKGEALFMRSLYLFYLSELFGDIPYVTTTNYTQNKQVKRLNKSGVYDLLIHDLQKAEELLSINYSSSLRIKPNKFTAQALLARIFLYQQNWSHAIEYSTKLIDDSSFEIQTDLNQVFLKENKSTIWQYQSADKSNTQEGSYYIFSSAPPNLISLSNSLYESFESSDQRKSHWIKSIDQGNKAWHHVYKYKQNGQTDSSKEFSIVFRLEEMYLIRSEAYAILQVYDLSCNDLNTIRNRAGLPSIQINNQTELLKAILQERQHELFLEHGHRFFDLRRFSELDNTMLSIKNNWNTKYNLLPIPENEILLNPNLLPQNTNY; this comes from the coding sequence ATGAAAACGATATACCATTTATTTTATATAATCAAATTGTGCTTTGTTATACTTATTTTAATTAGTACACTTAGCTGTGAGTCTTTTACAACAATAGATGAACCTGATTCTCAACTTAACTCCTCTGTTGTATTTCAAGATGAGAAAACTGCGACTGCAGCAATGGCTAATATATACTTATCAAAAGCTATTTTAAGTGGAGATCAAAATGGAGTTGGGTCCATACTCGGATTATTAACCGATGAGCTAAATTGTAACACACAAAATGAATCTTTTTTAAACTTTTACACTCCCAATATTATAAGCTCAAATAAAGATATTTTACAACTTTGGAATACCACTTATAATGCAATATATCAATGCAATGCAGTTATAGAAGGGTTAGATAATTCAATAACATTAAATGAGCAGTTTAAAGATCAATTAAAGGGAGAAGCCTTATTTATGAGGAGTCTTTACTTATTTTATCTGAGCGAACTCTTTGGGGATATACCATATGTAACAACCACAAATTATACGCAAAACAAACAAGTAAAAAGACTAAATAAATCAGGCGTATATGATTTATTAATTCATGACTTACAAAAAGCAGAAGAACTACTGTCTATTAATTACAGTTCTTCCTTGCGAATTAAACCCAATAAATTTACAGCTCAAGCTCTTCTTGCACGTATATTTCTTTATCAACAAAACTGGAGTCATGCCATTGAATATTCAACTAAATTAATTGATGATTCTTCCTTTGAAATACAAACAGATTTGAATCAGGTATTTCTAAAAGAAAATAAATCTACAATTTGGCAATACCAATCAGCTGATAAGTCTAACACACAAGAGGGCTCTTACTATATTTTTAGCTCAGCACCACCTAATTTAATCTCCTTATCTAATTCATTATATGAATCCTTTGAGAGTAGCGATCAAAGAAAATCTCATTGGATTAAATCCATTGATCAAGGTAATAAAGCATGGCACCATGTTTACAAATACAAACAAAATGGTCAAACCGATAGTTCTAAAGAATTTTCTATTGTATTTCGTTTAGAGGAAATGTATCTAATTCGAAGTGAGGCTTATGCTATACTACAGGTATATGACCTGTCTTGTAATGATTTAAATACAATAAGAAACAGAGCCGGATTACCCTCAATTCAAATTAATAATCAAACAGAACTTTTAAAGGCAATACTACAAGAACGACAACATGAATTATTTTTAGAACACGGCCATCGATTTTTTGATCTAAGGCGTTTTTCTGAACTTGACAACACGATGCTTTCAATTAAAAACAATTGGAATACAAAATATAATCTACTTCCTATTCCAGAGAATGAAATTCTTTTGAATCCTAATTTACTTCCTCAAAATACAAACTACTAA
- the uraH gene encoding hydroxyisourate hydrolase translates to MKKNLLLVLVIFGQFCFAQNKSFQLSTHILNISLGQPASDVEVVLQKMENEANWKTINKTKTDSNGRVTNFLPLSDQNNYGIYKLIFKTSPYFETLNLESFYPFIEVVFQISDNKHYHVPITLSPYGYSTYRGN, encoded by the coding sequence ATGAAAAAAAATCTATTATTAGTATTGGTAATTTTTGGGCAATTTTGCTTTGCTCAAAATAAGTCTTTTCAATTATCAACCCATATTTTAAATATTTCTTTGGGACAACCTGCCTCTGATGTTGAAGTCGTTTTACAAAAGATGGAAAATGAAGCAAACTGGAAAACCATAAACAAAACTAAAACAGATAGTAATGGCAGGGTTACTAATTTCTTGCCTTTAAGTGATCAAAATAATTATGGAATTTATAAATTAATTTTTAAAACTTCTCCTTATTTCGAAACGTTAAACTTAGAAAGCTTTTATCCTTTTATTGAAGTAGTTTTTCAAATTAGTGATAATAAACACTACCATGTTCCCATTACTTTAAGTCCATATGGATATTCAACTTATCGAGGTAACTAA
- a CDS encoding sensor histidine kinase, translating into MENDLTLMFWLGTAMTLCLFSLVLVLIYIYQKGMIRQLELQQNVRIQIEHHQMRALSQEIHDGICSDLAAVLKYMEHLDNKKDKNKEEYLITSLKEAVKSSYQNALNLCYNLYPSDIEEYRIVDIIKQYVGRIQKVGLIQIDFTTNKQTFVLSNTQKIELYRSLQEIIQNILKHSKATKVTIGAYWNINHLFLKIKDDGIAYDFMALSKEKKGIGLVNILTRTNHIKAMFTHKSRQGNNDISIKIDRL; encoded by the coding sequence ATGGAAAATGATTTAACCTTGATGTTTTGGCTTGGTACTGCTATGACACTTTGCCTTTTTAGTTTAGTACTAGTTTTGATCTATATCTATCAAAAAGGAATGATACGTCAATTAGAGCTGCAGCAAAACGTAAGAATTCAGATTGAGCATCATCAGATGCGAGCTTTGTCTCAAGAGATACACGATGGAATCTGTAGTGATCTAGCAGCTGTATTAAAATACATGGAACATCTAGACAATAAAAAGGATAAAAATAAAGAGGAGTATTTAATCACTTCTTTAAAAGAAGCAGTTAAAAGTAGCTATCAAAATGCCCTTAATCTATGTTACAATCTGTATCCTTCCGATATAGAAGAGTATCGAATTGTTGATATAATAAAACAATATGTTGGCAGAATTCAGAAAGTTGGTTTGATTCAAATTGATTTCACCACCAATAAACAGACGTTTGTTTTATCCAATACCCAAAAGATTGAACTCTATCGAAGTCTTCAGGAAATTATTCAGAACATCTTAAAACACAGCAAAGCTACGAAAGTTACAATCGGTGCGTATTGGAATATAAATCACTTGTTTCTAAAAATAAAAGACGATGGGATTGCCTATGACTTTATGGCTTTGAGTAAAGAGAAAAAGGGGATAGGACTTGTAAATATTTTAACTCGAACAAATCACATAAAGGCCATGTTTACTCACAAGAGCAGACAAGGGAATAATGATATAAGTATTAAAATAGACAGATTATGA
- a CDS encoding RteC domain-containing protein produces the protein MKHQTYFNSLLTSIQNQEESLNLLLHSQDIVQIINNLQLILYQLSAYLLNSTLTLEEEIYFFKVLKPTILGKLIYYNKIYRLESSLNRQMHLEKKFFSKKLTQLKNQSKKYIRKSSFYKYYINNRTDKDHLYFSRGNIDLKEGLSSVAFKIDMEFSTYYDIKVAKIIADNMFYSYLKDQLYLLEQQEVYSCKSNKVKSQTLHWSESQNALIELIYALYVTGSIGHRRIEIRKIAIVFQELFQIPLGDIHHAFHRMKTRAKSRTCYLDKLKQELEEYMDKDI, from the coding sequence ATGAAGCACCAAACTTACTTTAATAGCCTGCTTACAAGCATTCAAAATCAGGAAGAATCTTTAAATCTTCTTTTACACTCGCAGGACATCGTACAAATTATAAATAACCTTCAGCTTATTTTATATCAGTTAAGCGCATATCTGCTTAATTCAACCTTAACCCTTGAAGAAGAAATCTATTTTTTTAAAGTGTTGAAACCCACTATTCTTGGTAAACTGATCTATTACAATAAAATCTACCGTTTAGAGTCAAGTCTTAACAGACAAATGCACCTGGAGAAAAAGTTCTTTTCAAAGAAACTTACTCAGCTTAAAAATCAAAGCAAAAAGTACATTAGAAAATCCAGTTTTTATAAATACTACATAAACAATCGCACAGACAAAGATCATCTTTATTTTAGTAGAGGAAACATTGATCTAAAAGAAGGTTTAAGCAGTGTGGCTTTTAAAATCGATATGGAATTCTCTACCTATTATGATATCAAGGTAGCTAAAATAATAGCTGATAATATGTTCTACAGTTATCTAAAAGATCAATTATATTTACTAGAACAACAAGAGGTGTATTCTTGCAAATCAAATAAAGTAAAGTCCCAAACTCTACATTGGTCTGAATCTCAAAATGCGCTTATTGAGCTGATTTATGCGCTTTATGTAACTGGTTCCATCGGGCATAGAAGAATAGAAATCAGGAAAATAGCTATTGTTTTTCAAGAACTGTTTCAGATCCCTTTAGGAGATATTCATCATGCTTTTCATCGGATGAAAACAAGGGCTAAATCAAGGACTTGTTATTTGGATAAATTAAAACAGGAGTTAGAAGAGTATATGGATAAGGATATTTAA
- a CDS encoding alpha/beta hydrolase family protein has product MTKAVLLLISILGIVTSTQGQILLPEQQYDSLYTIHPYDISSKGDVVYRKIFGDLSSQYFLKTTKKNFQLPQLDPSGSAIVFYTDTLLIAGDSKEKALYLINPINQKIDTIKQVPFFKLYKENNLLVFSKEVNTNYLINIVDLKSKQKHIAINKTSTWEELGNTLIFTIDNQVSLFDLKSGEFTYLNHINQNTCIEKIIYHKNKKLIAVIYKDQSKVKLTIYNTKGKLIKTLALPPPKEGFEFIVNQISFITDQYLCLSYNQKTNANIDDSEIELWYTKKPFYTKNIHQKPNTIGVLNLKNNSLNMLNSTNKNTTKTYEDSKYYVQYNPDLYNDKTTKSAFIKLTVKHLEKPNFQVTLDSIPAHHFILSDQHDGIFYFKDKNWYFHNLLSNQTSNLTQHLDDYFYTVSNFVGQGPKNRIFISAKDNKTLYVSGTKNIYVIKDLPTRLIPITNANSDTQYSISSYNKFRFVKNIFNQSIDQLDDTHGVLLEYTSNDNQTQALELLINDKATLLTKGDFKLDNIIYTNYQVLYNKTKQNTPPSLHCFNLKSNTEKLIIDTSDQLNDYLWSKTEIIHYQSNNKEQKGVLYYPAEYDPSKKYPLIVDIYEKKFKSSYAYLPPTYKNSEGVNYNLWTQHGYFVLSPDIDNYGGNPGSIALKTTLKAVEKVTELQSIDSTNIGLIGHSFGGFEVGYIIARTNLFKTAISGAGVHNAISEYLSVKKNWRMYGFQRFENQIFKINNKLQDDIQTYSDITNVINLSNVSTPILLWTGFLDTNVSALQSFEYFTGLKRLNKKAMLLNFKKEDHVLLDPSNQKKLTLYILDWFDYHLKGIDKHWIEL; this is encoded by the coding sequence ATGACAAAAGCAGTATTACTTCTGATTAGTATCCTTGGAATAGTAACTAGCACCCAAGGACAAATCCTATTACCAGAACAACAGTATGATAGCTTGTATACAATACACCCTTATGATATATCAAGTAAGGGTGATGTTGTGTATCGAAAGATTTTTGGAGATTTGTCTAGTCAATATTTTTTAAAGACAACTAAAAAAAACTTCCAATTACCACAACTAGATCCATCTGGTAGTGCAATTGTATTTTATACCGATACATTACTTATAGCTGGAGACTCCAAAGAAAAAGCATTATACTTAATTAACCCTATAAATCAAAAAATTGATACCATTAAACAGGTTCCATTTTTTAAATTATATAAAGAAAACAACTTGTTGGTATTTTCAAAGGAGGTAAATACCAACTACTTAATTAATATTGTTGACCTGAAATCAAAACAAAAACACATTGCTATTAATAAAACCAGTACATGGGAAGAATTAGGCAATACTCTTATTTTCACAATAGATAATCAAGTAAGTTTATTTGATTTAAAATCTGGTGAGTTTACCTATCTCAATCATATAAATCAAAATACATGTATAGAGAAAATCATATATCATAAAAACAAAAAACTAATTGCTGTTATCTATAAAGATCAGTCCAAGGTAAAACTTACTATTTACAACACCAAGGGTAAACTAATTAAAACCTTAGCACTTCCTCCCCCAAAAGAAGGTTTTGAATTTATAGTAAATCAAATATCATTTATAACTGATCAGTATCTCTGCTTATCCTATAATCAAAAAACAAACGCAAATATCGATGACTCAGAGATTGAACTATGGTATACAAAAAAACCTTTTTATACTAAAAACATCCATCAAAAACCAAATACTATAGGGGTTTTAAACCTTAAGAATAATTCCTTAAACATGTTGAATTCAACAAATAAAAATACTACCAAAACCTATGAAGATTCAAAATACTATGTACAGTATAATCCAGATTTATATAATGATAAAACAACCAAATCTGCTTTTATTAAACTAACTGTAAAGCATCTAGAAAAGCCTAATTTTCAAGTTACTTTAGATAGTATACCCGCTCATCATTTCATTTTATCTGATCAACATGATGGGATATTTTATTTTAAAGATAAAAACTGGTATTTTCATAATCTGTTAAGTAATCAAACCTCTAATTTGACTCAACACTTAGATGACTATTTTTATACTGTATCTAACTTTGTTGGTCAAGGTCCTAAAAACAGAATTTTTATAAGTGCAAAAGACAACAAAACACTTTATGTAAGTGGTACAAAAAATATTTATGTTATAAAAGACCTACCTACTAGATTAATACCAATTACAAATGCAAATTCAGATACTCAATATTCCATAAGTAGTTACAATAAATTCCGTTTTGTAAAGAATATTTTTAATCAAAGTATTGATCAACTTGACGATACACATGGAGTATTACTAGAGTATACAAGTAATGACAATCAGACTCAAGCATTAGAGCTTTTAATTAACGATAAAGCCACATTACTAACTAAAGGTGACTTTAAACTAGATAATATCATTTATACCAATTATCAGGTTTTATACAACAAAACAAAGCAGAATACTCCTCCCTCCTTACATTGTTTTAATTTAAAAAGTAATACAGAAAAGCTCATCATTGACACAAGTGATCAACTAAACGATTATCTATGGAGTAAAACAGAGATAATTCATTATCAATCAAATAATAAAGAACAAAAAGGAGTGTTATATTATCCGGCTGAGTATGATCCAAGTAAAAAATATCCTTTAATTGTCGATATATATGAAAAGAAATTTAAATCTTCATACGCTTACCTTCCTCCAACTTATAAAAATAGTGAAGGAGTAAATTACAATTTATGGACTCAACATGGCTATTTTGTTTTATCTCCTGATATTGATAACTATGGAGGAAATCCTGGATCTATAGCTCTTAAGACAACGCTTAAAGCAGTAGAAAAAGTAACTGAGTTACAAAGTATTGATTCAACGAATATTGGATTAATTGGACATTCTTTTGGTGGTTTTGAAGTCGGATATATTATTGCGCGTACAAACTTATTCAAAACAGCTATATCAGGCGCTGGGGTTCATAATGCTATAAGTGAATATCTAAGTGTAAAAAAGAATTGGAGAATGTATGGATTCCAGCGCTTTGAAAACCAAATATTTAAGATCAACAACAAACTACAAGATGATATACAAACTTACTCAGATATAACCAATGTGATAAATTTATCTAACGTATCTACACCTATTTTACTGTGGACTGGTTTTTTAGATACAAATGTCTCGGCTCTTCAAAGTTTTGAATACTTTACAGGCCTTAAAAGATTAAACAAAAAGGCAATGCTTTTGAATTTTAAAAAAGAAGATCATGTACTATTAGATCCATCAAATCAAAAAAAGTTAACGCTATATATTTTAGATTGGTTTGATTATCATCTAAAAGGGATTGATAAACATTGGATTGAATTATAA
- a CDS encoding DUF6520 family protein — protein sequence MKFNFKQVILPLVVVGMATAAAFATNAVKSNSLATPSEWGYVYNHQKQECEYKMDCSEVPGAICTYLDQQVFGVNRFDELGQPILSECSVLLYKPLN from the coding sequence ATGAAATTTAATTTTAAACAAGTCATATTACCTCTAGTTGTGGTTGGTATGGCAACAGCGGCAGCATTTGCAACAAATGCAGTAAAATCTAATTCTTTAGCCACACCAAGTGAGTGGGGATATGTTTATAATCACCAAAAGCAGGAGTGTGAATATAAAATGGATTGTAGTGAAGTACCTGGTGCTATTTGTACTTATTTAGATCAACAGGTATTTGGGGTAAATCGATTTGATGAATTAGGGCAACCTATTCTATCAGAGTGTAGCGTACTACTTTATAAGCCGTTAAATTAG
- a CDS encoding response regulator transcription factor — translation MSIRIAIADDHVMYRGGFALSLDAIKNVELVVSVSNGLELLEHLKTQEVDVVFLDISMPVMDGFTTAKELNLQYPHIKIIILSSYTNIGHIKRMIACNVSGYVSKVANTAIIKKAIKVVCKKGYYYDKEIYHKIQENLSNISQGITYFTERELSIIKLFALQYSAKQIADTLCCSTRTVEKHKEALLEKTVSFSFIGVLMYALSNGYLLLEDIE, via the coding sequence ATGAGTATTCGCATAGCCATAGCTGATGATCATGTAATGTATAGGGGAGGTTTTGCCTTATCGTTGGATGCTATAAAAAATGTAGAATTAGTTGTAAGTGTATCTAACGGGCTGGAGCTTTTAGAGCATTTAAAAACACAAGAAGTAGATGTTGTTTTTTTGGATATCAGTATGCCTGTAATGGATGGGTTTACAACGGCAAAAGAACTTAATTTACAATACCCACACATAAAGATTATCATTTTAAGTAGTTACACTAATATTGGGCATATCAAGCGTATGATTGCTTGTAATGTATCGGGATATGTTTCCAAGGTAGCTAATACAGCTATTATAAAAAAAGCAATAAAAGTGGTATGTAAAAAAGGCTATTATTACGATAAAGAAATATATCATAAGATACAAGAAAACTTAAGTAACATCAGTCAAGGTATTACCTATTTTACCGAAAGAGAGCTGAGTATTATAAAGCTTTTTGCCTTACAATACAGCGCAAAACAAATTGCAGATACTTTGTGTTGTAGCACAAGAACAGTAGAGAAACATAAAGAAGCATTACTTGAGAAAACAGTTAGCTTTAGTTTTATAGGTGTTCTGATGTATGCCTTGTCTAATGGGTATCTTCTACTAGAAGACATTGAATGA
- a CDS encoding MauE/DoxX family redox-associated membrane protein, producing the protein MKAKYVLIISYFYILLFVYAAISKLITFEAFQVQLTQSPLLSAYASTIAYLVLGAELLFALLLCINTTRLLGLYLSYGLMVAFTLYIYLILNYSDFIPCSCGGILEKMGWNEHLCFNIIVSLLALVALFFQDQKRKRFYLGSIVTTIASSLLVILLFLSSEHIIKKENPFIRRYLPHVIDYPKVKDLGFNSFYFAGVNADTIYLGNTTAPLLLTSITEDMQFQYEKIIEIPQMNLNYTDIKLQFLDSLFFVSDGTVSRVFKGMLPDVKTKVIIEDKGKFTKAKALSNNKIAFIGQLVGSNQSVLGLFEIVNDSIIQTKVNSDFLEKQIDGVFDVDGNLSFDTKTSLGIYTYNYRNEFLVFDSDLSLISRGNTIDTISKAQVKVTQLKDGTVKMSSPSNLVNSKQFAYNGDLFNHSKVKGKKESKSLWDESIVIDVYDYQSAIYRYSFSIPIKDKKLFRDFWVTDQYFYILADKEFIQYRRMRK; encoded by the coding sequence ATGAAAGCCAAATACGTCCTTATAATATCCTACTTCTATATTTTACTTTTTGTATATGCAGCCATAAGTAAGCTCATTACCTTTGAAGCCTTCCAGGTTCAACTAACCCAGTCCCCACTACTTAGCGCCTACGCTAGTACTATTGCTTATTTAGTACTTGGAGCTGAACTATTATTTGCTTTACTGCTTTGTATTAATACAACAAGACTCCTAGGGCTTTATCTTAGTTATGGGCTTATGGTTGCATTTACTCTCTATATTTATTTGATATTAAATTACAGTGATTTCATTCCTTGTTCTTGTGGAGGAATACTTGAAAAAATGGGATGGAATGAGCATCTGTGTTTTAATATCATTGTAAGTCTACTGGCCTTAGTTGCTTTATTTTTTCAAGATCAGAAAAGAAAACGGTTTTATCTAGGATCAATCGTTACAACAATAGCTAGTAGTTTACTTGTTATTCTACTTTTTCTATCCTCAGAGCATATTATAAAAAAAGAGAATCCATTTATTAGAAGGTATTTGCCTCATGTTATTGATTATCCAAAAGTAAAAGATTTAGGATTTAATTCTTTTTATTTTGCTGGTGTCAATGCTGATACTATTTATTTAGGAAATACAACGGCTCCTTTGTTGTTGACTTCTATAACAGAAGATATGCAGTTTCAATATGAGAAGATAATTGAAATTCCACAAATGAATCTTAATTATACAGATATTAAACTGCAGTTTTTAGATTCCTTATTTTTTGTAAGCGATGGTACAGTATCACGAGTTTTTAAAGGTATGTTGCCAGATGTTAAGACAAAAGTAATAATAGAAGATAAGGGAAAATTTACCAAAGCTAAAGCACTTTCAAATAACAAAATTGCTTTTATAGGTCAGTTAGTTGGCAGTAATCAAAGTGTACTTGGATTATTCGAAATAGTTAATGATTCCATAATTCAAACCAAGGTAAATTCAGATTTTTTAGAAAAACAGATCGATGGAGTTTTTGATGTTGATGGGAATCTATCTTTTGATACAAAAACATCACTTGGCATTTACACTTATAATTACCGAAATGAATTTTTAGTCTTTGATTCAGATTTGTCTCTTATTTCAAGGGGGAATACAATTGATACTATTTCTAAAGCTCAAGTCAAGGTTACTCAATTAAAGGATGGAACAGTAAAGATGTCTTCTCCTTCAAATCTTGTCAATAGCAAACAGTTTGCTTATAATGGAGATTTATTTAATCATTCAAAAGTAAAAGGAAAAAAGGAATCCAAAAGCCTTTGGGATGAATCTATAGTTATTGATGTGTATGATTATCAGTCGGCTATTTATCGTTATAGTTTTTCTATTCCCATTAAAGATAAAAAGTTATTTAGAGATTTCTGGGTGACGGATCAGTATTTCTATATTCTTGCAGATAAAGAATTTATCCAATACAGACGCATGCGTAAATAA